The following proteins come from a genomic window of Malus domestica chromosome 02, GDT2T_hap1:
- the LOC103454108 gene encoding wax ester synthase/diacylglycerol acyltransferase 4-like isoform X5: protein MDTSAADDHSDEPLTPVGRLLLQPEMNQIIHCAMGFKNSIDIDAVKSHLKTSLLLSHPRFSSLMLRDSRGLQHWHNAPYVDLDRHIIVIQNPVTTSPVDHETAVNEYLADLSTSSTRLSANKPLWELHLLMAHNCGVFRIHHALGDGVSVMSLFLESFRTRGSDGNEEKILGRGRRKRVNGEKGWWGLLIGYVGTLWFSLVFLVEHAMRSLWLCDQKTAISGGEGVELWPRKLATARFRLQDMKLVKKAVPNATINDVLVGVVSSGLSRYLDHQTPNALHDGIRITGLAMVNLRKQPGLQVASWLLYKMVCNTSFTISNILGPQEEIAIGGNLVTYLKVNTCSLPQALTMHMVSYAERADLQILVAKDIIPDPTFLAKCFEEALLDMKEAASSHE from the exons atggATACGTCGGCAGCCGATGACCACTCCGACGAACCCTTGACCCCAGTAGGTCGGCTCCTTCTCCAACCCGAAATGAACCAAATAATCCACTGTGCCATGGGATTCAAAAACTCCATAGACATTGACGCCGTAAAGTCTCACCTCAAAACCTCCCTTCTCCTCTCCCACCCAAGATTCTCAAGCCTCATGCTCCGCGACTCCCGCGGCCTCCAGCACTGGCACAATGCCCCCTACGTTGACCTCGACCGCCACATCATTGTCATCCAGAACCCCGTCACCACATCTCCCGTCGATCACGAGACCGCAGTTAACGAATACTTGGCCGACCTCTCCACAAGCTCTACTAGACTGAGCGCGAACAAACCCCTCTGGGAACTTCACCTCCTCATGGCCCACAACTGCGGCGTCTTCCGAATCCACCACGCATTGGGAGACGGGGTTTCGGTCATGTCCCTATTCTTGGAGAGTTTCAGGACGAGAGGCTCAGATGGAAATGAAGAAAAGATTTTGGGTCGTGGAAGGAGGAAGAGAGTGAATGGTGAAAAGGGATGGTGGGGTTTGTTGATTGGGTATGTGGGGACGTTGTGGTTTAGCTTGGTGTTTTTGGTGGAGCATGCGATGAGGAGCTTGTGGCTTTGTGACCAGAAAACAGCGATAAGTGGCGGCGAGGGAGTTGAGCTCTGGCCTAGGAAGCTGGCCACGGCTAGGTTTCGGCTTCAGGACATGAAGCTCGTCAAGAAAGCTGTTCCGAATGCG ACCATCAACGATGTTCTTGTTGGCGTGGTTTCGTCAGGGCTGTCAAGGTACCTAGATCACCAAACACCAAATG CTCTGCATGACGGAATTCGAATTACAGGCCTAGCTATGGTCAATTTAAGAAAGCAACCTGGATTGCAG GTTGCTAGTTGGCTTCTTTACAAGATGGTCTGCAATACTAGCTTTACCATTTCAAATATACTTGGCCCGCAAGAAGAAATTGCAATTGGGGGCAACCTTGTAACTTACCTTAAAGTGAATACATGCAGCCTACCCCAG GCACTTACAATGCACATGGTGAGCTATGCTGAAAGAGCTGACCTGCAAATCTTGGTGGCCAAAGATATCATTCCGGATCCAACATTTCTCGCAAAATGCTTTGAAGAGGCATTGCTTGATATGAAGGAAGCAGCATCCAGCCATGAGTAA
- the LOC103454108 gene encoding wax ester synthase/diacylglycerol acyltransferase 5-like isoform X2: MDTSAADDHSDEPLTPVGRLLLQPEMNQIIHCAMGFKNSIDIDAVKSHLKTSLLLSHPRFSSLMLRDSRGLQHWHNAPYVDLDRHIIVIQNPVTTSPVDHETAVNEYLADLSTSSTRLSANKPLWELHLLMAHNCGVFRIHHALGDGVSVMSLFLESFRTRGSDGNEEKILGRGRRKRVNGEKGWWGLLIGYVGTLWFSLVFLVEHAMRSLWLCDQKTAISGGEGVELWPRKLATARFRLQDMKLVKKAVPNATINDVLVGVVSSGLSRYLDHQTPNAKLNCPALHDGIRITGLAMVNLRKQPGLQVSNSCLESNSESSWGNKFGMFLLPIYYHKSSDLDPLVYLKRAKLVLDRKKQSLEADFSYKVGCFLITYFGAKVASWLLYKMVCNTSFTISNILGPQEEIAIGGNLVTYLKVNTCSLPQALTMHMVSYAERADLQILVAKDIIPDPTFLAKCFEEALLDMKEAASSHE; this comes from the exons atggATACGTCGGCAGCCGATGACCACTCCGACGAACCCTTGACCCCAGTAGGTCGGCTCCTTCTCCAACCCGAAATGAACCAAATAATCCACTGTGCCATGGGATTCAAAAACTCCATAGACATTGACGCCGTAAAGTCTCACCTCAAAACCTCCCTTCTCCTCTCCCACCCAAGATTCTCAAGCCTCATGCTCCGCGACTCCCGCGGCCTCCAGCACTGGCACAATGCCCCCTACGTTGACCTCGACCGCCACATCATTGTCATCCAGAACCCCGTCACCACATCTCCCGTCGATCACGAGACCGCAGTTAACGAATACTTGGCCGACCTCTCCACAAGCTCTACTAGACTGAGCGCGAACAAACCCCTCTGGGAACTTCACCTCCTCATGGCCCACAACTGCGGCGTCTTCCGAATCCACCACGCATTGGGAGACGGGGTTTCGGTCATGTCCCTATTCTTGGAGAGTTTCAGGACGAGAGGCTCAGATGGAAATGAAGAAAAGATTTTGGGTCGTGGAAGGAGGAAGAGAGTGAATGGTGAAAAGGGATGGTGGGGTTTGTTGATTGGGTATGTGGGGACGTTGTGGTTTAGCTTGGTGTTTTTGGTGGAGCATGCGATGAGGAGCTTGTGGCTTTGTGACCAGAAAACAGCGATAAGTGGCGGCGAGGGAGTTGAGCTCTGGCCTAGGAAGCTGGCCACGGCTAGGTTTCGGCTTCAGGACATGAAGCTCGTCAAGAAAGCTGTTCCGAATGCG ACCATCAACGATGTTCTTGTTGGCGTGGTTTCGTCAGGGCTGTCAAGGTACCTAGATCACCAAACACCAAATG CTAAACTTAATTGTCCAGCTCTGCATGACGGAATTCGAATTACAGGCCTAGCTATGGTCAATTTAAGAAAGCAACCTGGATTGCAG GTATCCAATTCGTGTTTGGAAAGCAACTCTGAATCAAGCTGGGGTAACAAGTTCGGCATGTTTCTCCTACCTATTTATTACCATAAAAGCAGTGATCTTGATCCTCTAGTGTACCTCAAGAGAGCTAAGCTGGTTCTTGACAGGAAGAAACAATCTCTAGAAGCTGATTTTTCGTACAAAGTTGGATGTTTTCTAATCACCTACTTTGGAGCAAAG GTTGCTAGTTGGCTTCTTTACAAGATGGTCTGCAATACTAGCTTTACCATTTCAAATATACTTGGCCCGCAAGAAGAAATTGCAATTGGGGGCAACCTTGTAACTTACCTTAAAGTGAATACATGCAGCCTACCCCAG GCACTTACAATGCACATGGTGAGCTATGCTGAAAGAGCTGACCTGCAAATCTTGGTGGCCAAAGATATCATTCCGGATCCAACATTTCTCGCAAAATGCTTTGAAGAGGCATTGCTTGATATGAAGGAAGCAGCATCCAGCCATGAGTAA
- the LOC103454108 gene encoding wax ester synthase/diacylglycerol acyltransferase 5-like isoform X3, whose amino-acid sequence MDTSAADDHSDEPLTPVGRLLLQPEMNQIIHCAMGFKNSIDIDAVKSHLKTSLLLSHPRFSSLMLRDSRGLQHWHNAPYVDLDRHIIVIQNPVTTSPVDHETAVNEYLADLSTSSTRLSANKPLWELHLLMAHNCGVFRIHHALGDGVSVMSLFLESFRTRGSDGNEEKILGRGRRKRVNGEKGWWGLLIGYVGTLWFSLVFLVEHAMRSLWLCDQKTAISGGEGVELWPRKLATARFRLQDMKLVKKAVPNAVSNSCLESNSESSWGNKFGMFLLPIYYHKSSDLDPLVYLKRAKLVLDRKKQSLEADFSYKVGCFLITYFGAKVASWLLYKMVCNTSFTISNILGPQEEIAIGGNLVTYLKVNTCSLPQALTMHMVSYAERADLQILVAKDIIPDPTFLAKCFEEALLDMKEAASSHE is encoded by the exons atggATACGTCGGCAGCCGATGACCACTCCGACGAACCCTTGACCCCAGTAGGTCGGCTCCTTCTCCAACCCGAAATGAACCAAATAATCCACTGTGCCATGGGATTCAAAAACTCCATAGACATTGACGCCGTAAAGTCTCACCTCAAAACCTCCCTTCTCCTCTCCCACCCAAGATTCTCAAGCCTCATGCTCCGCGACTCCCGCGGCCTCCAGCACTGGCACAATGCCCCCTACGTTGACCTCGACCGCCACATCATTGTCATCCAGAACCCCGTCACCACATCTCCCGTCGATCACGAGACCGCAGTTAACGAATACTTGGCCGACCTCTCCACAAGCTCTACTAGACTGAGCGCGAACAAACCCCTCTGGGAACTTCACCTCCTCATGGCCCACAACTGCGGCGTCTTCCGAATCCACCACGCATTGGGAGACGGGGTTTCGGTCATGTCCCTATTCTTGGAGAGTTTCAGGACGAGAGGCTCAGATGGAAATGAAGAAAAGATTTTGGGTCGTGGAAGGAGGAAGAGAGTGAATGGTGAAAAGGGATGGTGGGGTTTGTTGATTGGGTATGTGGGGACGTTGTGGTTTAGCTTGGTGTTTTTGGTGGAGCATGCGATGAGGAGCTTGTGGCTTTGTGACCAGAAAACAGCGATAAGTGGCGGCGAGGGAGTTGAGCTCTGGCCTAGGAAGCTGGCCACGGCTAGGTTTCGGCTTCAGGACATGAAGCTCGTCAAGAAAGCTGTTCCGAATGCG GTATCCAATTCGTGTTTGGAAAGCAACTCTGAATCAAGCTGGGGTAACAAGTTCGGCATGTTTCTCCTACCTATTTATTACCATAAAAGCAGTGATCTTGATCCTCTAGTGTACCTCAAGAGAGCTAAGCTGGTTCTTGACAGGAAGAAACAATCTCTAGAAGCTGATTTTTCGTACAAAGTTGGATGTTTTCTAATCACCTACTTTGGAGCAAAG GTTGCTAGTTGGCTTCTTTACAAGATGGTCTGCAATACTAGCTTTACCATTTCAAATATACTTGGCCCGCAAGAAGAAATTGCAATTGGGGGCAACCTTGTAACTTACCTTAAAGTGAATACATGCAGCCTACCCCAG GCACTTACAATGCACATGGTGAGCTATGCTGAAAGAGCTGACCTGCAAATCTTGGTGGCCAAAGATATCATTCCGGATCCAACATTTCTCGCAAAATGCTTTGAAGAGGCATTGCTTGATATGAAGGAAGCAGCATCCAGCCATGAGTAA
- the LOC103454108 gene encoding wax ester synthase/diacylglycerol acyltransferase 5-like isoform X4: MDTSAADDHSDEPLTPVGRLLLQPEMNQIIHCAMGFKNSIDIDAVKSHLKTSLLLSHPRFSSLMLRDSRGLQHWHNAPYVDLDRHIIVIQNPVTTSPVDHETAVNEYLADLSTSSTRLSANKPLWELHLLMAHNCGVFRIHHALGDGVSVMSLFLESFRTRGSDGNEEKILGRGRRKRVNGEKGWWGLLIGYVGTLWFSLVFLVEHAMRSLWLCDQKTAISGGEGVELWPRKLATARFRLQDMKLVKKAVPNATINDVLVGVVSSGLSRYLDHQTPNAKLNCPALHDGIRITGLAMVNLRKQPGLQVASWLLYKMVCNTSFTISNILGPQEEIAIGGNLVTYLKVNTCSLPQALTMHMVSYAERADLQILVAKDIIPDPTFLAKCFEEALLDMKEAASSHE, translated from the exons atggATACGTCGGCAGCCGATGACCACTCCGACGAACCCTTGACCCCAGTAGGTCGGCTCCTTCTCCAACCCGAAATGAACCAAATAATCCACTGTGCCATGGGATTCAAAAACTCCATAGACATTGACGCCGTAAAGTCTCACCTCAAAACCTCCCTTCTCCTCTCCCACCCAAGATTCTCAAGCCTCATGCTCCGCGACTCCCGCGGCCTCCAGCACTGGCACAATGCCCCCTACGTTGACCTCGACCGCCACATCATTGTCATCCAGAACCCCGTCACCACATCTCCCGTCGATCACGAGACCGCAGTTAACGAATACTTGGCCGACCTCTCCACAAGCTCTACTAGACTGAGCGCGAACAAACCCCTCTGGGAACTTCACCTCCTCATGGCCCACAACTGCGGCGTCTTCCGAATCCACCACGCATTGGGAGACGGGGTTTCGGTCATGTCCCTATTCTTGGAGAGTTTCAGGACGAGAGGCTCAGATGGAAATGAAGAAAAGATTTTGGGTCGTGGAAGGAGGAAGAGAGTGAATGGTGAAAAGGGATGGTGGGGTTTGTTGATTGGGTATGTGGGGACGTTGTGGTTTAGCTTGGTGTTTTTGGTGGAGCATGCGATGAGGAGCTTGTGGCTTTGTGACCAGAAAACAGCGATAAGTGGCGGCGAGGGAGTTGAGCTCTGGCCTAGGAAGCTGGCCACGGCTAGGTTTCGGCTTCAGGACATGAAGCTCGTCAAGAAAGCTGTTCCGAATGCG ACCATCAACGATGTTCTTGTTGGCGTGGTTTCGTCAGGGCTGTCAAGGTACCTAGATCACCAAACACCAAATG CTAAACTTAATTGTCCAGCTCTGCATGACGGAATTCGAATTACAGGCCTAGCTATGGTCAATTTAAGAAAGCAACCTGGATTGCAG GTTGCTAGTTGGCTTCTTTACAAGATGGTCTGCAATACTAGCTTTACCATTTCAAATATACTTGGCCCGCAAGAAGAAATTGCAATTGGGGGCAACCTTGTAACTTACCTTAAAGTGAATACATGCAGCCTACCCCAG GCACTTACAATGCACATGGTGAGCTATGCTGAAAGAGCTGACCTGCAAATCTTGGTGGCCAAAGATATCATTCCGGATCCAACATTTCTCGCAAAATGCTTTGAAGAGGCATTGCTTGATATGAAGGAAGCAGCATCCAGCCATGAGTAA
- the LOC103454108 gene encoding wax ester synthase/diacylglycerol acyltransferase 11-like isoform X1, whose translation MDTSAADDHSDEPLTPVGRLLLQPEMNQIIHCAMGFKNSIDIDAVKSHLKTSLLLSHPRFSSLMLRDSRGLQHWHNAPYVDLDRHIIVIQNPVTTSPVDHETAVNEYLADLSTSSTRLSANKPLWELHLLMAHNCGVFRIHHALGDGVSVMSLFLESFRTRGSDGNEEKILGRGRRKRVNGEKGWWGLLIGYVGTLWFSLVFLVEHAMRSLWLCDQKTAISGGEGVELWPRKLATARFRLQDMKLVKKAVPNATINDVLVGVVSSGLSRYLDHQTPNALHDGIRITGLAMVNLRKQPGLQVSNSCLESNSESSWGNKFGMFLLPIYYHKSSDLDPLVYLKRAKLVLDRKKQSLEADFSYKVGCFLITYFGAKVASWLLYKMVCNTSFTISNILGPQEEIAIGGNLVTYLKVNTCSLPQALTMHMVSYAERADLQILVAKDIIPDPTFLAKCFEEALLDMKEAASSHE comes from the exons atggATACGTCGGCAGCCGATGACCACTCCGACGAACCCTTGACCCCAGTAGGTCGGCTCCTTCTCCAACCCGAAATGAACCAAATAATCCACTGTGCCATGGGATTCAAAAACTCCATAGACATTGACGCCGTAAAGTCTCACCTCAAAACCTCCCTTCTCCTCTCCCACCCAAGATTCTCAAGCCTCATGCTCCGCGACTCCCGCGGCCTCCAGCACTGGCACAATGCCCCCTACGTTGACCTCGACCGCCACATCATTGTCATCCAGAACCCCGTCACCACATCTCCCGTCGATCACGAGACCGCAGTTAACGAATACTTGGCCGACCTCTCCACAAGCTCTACTAGACTGAGCGCGAACAAACCCCTCTGGGAACTTCACCTCCTCATGGCCCACAACTGCGGCGTCTTCCGAATCCACCACGCATTGGGAGACGGGGTTTCGGTCATGTCCCTATTCTTGGAGAGTTTCAGGACGAGAGGCTCAGATGGAAATGAAGAAAAGATTTTGGGTCGTGGAAGGAGGAAGAGAGTGAATGGTGAAAAGGGATGGTGGGGTTTGTTGATTGGGTATGTGGGGACGTTGTGGTTTAGCTTGGTGTTTTTGGTGGAGCATGCGATGAGGAGCTTGTGGCTTTGTGACCAGAAAACAGCGATAAGTGGCGGCGAGGGAGTTGAGCTCTGGCCTAGGAAGCTGGCCACGGCTAGGTTTCGGCTTCAGGACATGAAGCTCGTCAAGAAAGCTGTTCCGAATGCG ACCATCAACGATGTTCTTGTTGGCGTGGTTTCGTCAGGGCTGTCAAGGTACCTAGATCACCAAACACCAAATG CTCTGCATGACGGAATTCGAATTACAGGCCTAGCTATGGTCAATTTAAGAAAGCAACCTGGATTGCAG GTATCCAATTCGTGTTTGGAAAGCAACTCTGAATCAAGCTGGGGTAACAAGTTCGGCATGTTTCTCCTACCTATTTATTACCATAAAAGCAGTGATCTTGATCCTCTAGTGTACCTCAAGAGAGCTAAGCTGGTTCTTGACAGGAAGAAACAATCTCTAGAAGCTGATTTTTCGTACAAAGTTGGATGTTTTCTAATCACCTACTTTGGAGCAAAG GTTGCTAGTTGGCTTCTTTACAAGATGGTCTGCAATACTAGCTTTACCATTTCAAATATACTTGGCCCGCAAGAAGAAATTGCAATTGGGGGCAACCTTGTAACTTACCTTAAAGTGAATACATGCAGCCTACCCCAG GCACTTACAATGCACATGGTGAGCTATGCTGAAAGAGCTGACCTGCAAATCTTGGTGGCCAAAGATATCATTCCGGATCCAACATTTCTCGCAAAATGCTTTGAAGAGGCATTGCTTGATATGAAGGAAGCAGCATCCAGCCATGAGTAA